Proteins from a single region of Nerophis ophidion isolate RoL-2023_Sa linkage group LG10, RoL_Noph_v1.0, whole genome shotgun sequence:
- the mrps33 gene encoding 28S ribosomal protein S33, mitochondrial, protein MAGPSSYALRMSRLSAQIFGNVVRTTDSKSMKVVQLFREPPLAKRKEVYDWYPQHNVYYAMTRKLRFMGLFRDEHEDFKEEIRRLRKLRGKGVPKKGEGKRAAKKK, encoded by the exons ATGGCCGGTCCTTCCAGTTATGCACTGCGCATGTCTCGGTTGAGCGCCCAGATCTTCGGGAATGTTGTGCGTACCACAGACTCCAAATCCATGAAGGTGGTTCAGCTGTTCCGGGAGCCTCCCCTCGCCAAGAGGAAGGAAGTGTATGACTGGTACCCACAACATAATGTTTACTACGCCATGACCAGGAAGCTCAGGTTCATGGGATTATTCAG GGACGAGCATGAGGATTTCAAGGAGGAGATCCGTCGCCTGAGGAAGCTCAGAGGGAAAGGTGTACCAAAGAAGGGAGAGGGCAAGAGAGCAGCCAAGAAGAAATGA